In Pelmatolapia mariae isolate MD_Pm_ZW linkage group LG2, Pm_UMD_F_2, whole genome shotgun sequence, one DNA window encodes the following:
- the gria2b gene encoding glutamate receptor 2b isoform X3 has protein sequence MEKIVNLFVSLLLVLWGCALGGSPSVQIGGLFPRGADQEYSAFRIGMVQFGTSEFRLTPHIDNLEVANSFAVTNCFCSQFSRGVYAIFGFYDKKSVNTITSFCGTLHVSFITPSFPLDGSHQFIIQMRPDIKGPLLSLIEYYKWDKFAYLYDSDRGLTTLQIVLDTAAEKKWQVTAINVGNLKDERKDEAYRSLFQDLENKKERRVILDCEQDKVKDIMEQVITIGRHVKGYHYIIANLGFIDGDLSKIQYGGANVSGFQIVDFDDPLVSKFDQRWEALEEKEYPGADSKIRYTSALTYDAVQVMTEAFRYLHKQRIDFTRRANTGDCLANPAVPWAQGVEIERALKQVRVEGLTGNIQFDQHGKRVNYSVNIMELKSNGPVKIGYWNEMDKMAVTKSDVFTNDTTGMENKTVIVTTILEAPYVMLKKNADLFVDNERYEGYCVDLAAEIAKHCGFKYQLKIVGDGKYGARDAETKIWNGMVGELVYGKADIAVAPLTITLVREEVIDFSKPFMSLGISIMIKKPQKSKPGVFSFLDPLAYEIWMCIVFAYIGVSVVLFLVSRFSPYEWHTEEYEDGQIQTNESTNEFGIFNSLWFSLGAFMRQGCDISPRSLSGRIVGGVWWFFTLIIISSYTANLAAFLTVERMVSPIESAEDLAKQTEIAYGTLDSGSTKEFFRRSKIALFDKMWTYMRGAEPSVFVKTTAEGVQRVRKSKGKYAYLLESTMNEYIEQRKPCDTMKVGGNLDSKGYGIATPKGSSLRNAVNLAVLKLNEQGLLDKLKNKWWYDKGECGSGGGDSKEKTSALSLSNVAGVFYILVGGLGLAMLVALIEFCYKSRAEAKRMKVAKNAQNINPTSSQNSQNFATYKEGYNVYGIESVKI, from the exons tctgTTCACAGTTCTCTAGAGGAGTGTATGCCATTTTTGGATTCTATGACAAGAAGTCTGTAAACACCATCACCTCGTTTTGTGGGACGCTACATGTCTCCTTCATAACACCCAGCTTCCCTCTGGATGGAAGTCATCAGTTCATTATCCAGATGCGACCAGATATCAAGGGCCCCCTCCTCAGCCTTATTGAGTACTACAAGTGGGACAAGTTTGCCTATCTCTACGACAGCGATCGAG GCCTGACAACACTGCAAATTGTTCTGGACACCGCAGCAGAGAAAAAGTGGCAGGTAACTGCCATTAATGTGGGAAATCTTAAAGATGAGAGAAAGGATGAGGCCTACCGCTCACTGTTCCAAGATCTGGAGAACAAAAAAGAGAGGAGGGTGATACTGGACTGTGAACAGGATAAAGTGAAGGACATTATGGAACAG GTCATCACAATTGGCAGACATGTTAAAGGCTACCACTACATTATAGCCAATCTG GGTTTCATTGATGGAGACCTGTCCAAAATTCAGTATGGTGGAGCAAATGTTTCAGGCTTTCAGATTGTTGATTTTGATGATCCCTTGGTTTCCAAATTTGATCAGCGATGGGAGGCACTAGAAGAAAAAGAATATCCTGGAGCTGACAGCAAAATAAGG TATACATCTGCGCTGACCTATGACGCCGTTCAGGTGATGACAGAAGCTTTTCGATACCTTCATAAACAACGCATTGACTTTACCAGGAGGGCCAACACTGGTGACTGCTTGGCTAATCctgctgtgccatgggctcagGGTGTGGAGATTGAGCGAGCACTGAAACAG GTTCGAGTGGAAGGCCTGACAGGAAACATCCAATTTGACCAGCATGGCAAGAGAGTCAATTACTCAGTGAATATAATGGAATTAAAGAGTAATGGTCCTGTAAAA ATTGGATACTGGAATGAAATGGATAAAATGGCTGTCACCAAATCAGATGTCTTTACAAATGACACAACAGGAATGGAAAACAAAACTGTTATTGTGACCACCATTTTG GAAGCTCCGTATGTAATGCTGAAAAAGAATGCTGACCTTTTTGTAGACAATGAGCGCTACGAGGGTTACTGTGTAGATCTTGCTGCTGAGATAGCGAAGCACTGTGGCTTCAAATATCAACTGAAAATAGTGGGGGATGGAAAATATGGCGCAAGAGATGCAGAGACCAAAATCTGGAATGGAATGGTTGGAGAATTGGTATATGGG AAAGCAGACATCGCAGTGGCTCCTCTGACCATCACATTGGTGCGAGAGGAAGTGATTGACTTCTCCAAACCTTTCATGTCACTGGGCATTTCCATCATGATCAAGAAGCCTCAGAAATCCAAGCCTGGAGTTTTCTCTTTCTTGGATCCACTGGCTTATGAGATTTGGATGTGTATAGTTTTTGCTTACATTGGTGTCAGCGTGGTGCTGTTCCTCGTCAGCCGCTTCAGCCCCTACGAGTGGCACACTGAGGAGTATGAGGACGGGCAGATCCAGACCAATGAGTCTACTAATGAGTTTGGCATATTCAACAGCCTGTGGTTCTCCCTTGGAGCCTTTATGCGACAAGGCTGTGACATCTCTCCTAG ATCTCTGTCTGGACGCATCGTTGGTGGCGTGTGGTGGTTTTTCACCTTAATCATCATTTCTTCCTACACTGCTAACCTGGCTGCTTTTCTGACGGTTGAAAGAATGGTTTCTCCCATTGAAAGTGCCGAGGACCTGGCTAAACAGACTGAGATAGCTTATGGGACTCTGGACTCTGGCTCCACAAAAGAGTTTTTTAGG CGCTCAAAGATTGCCCTTTTTGACAAAATGTGGACATACATGCGCGGTGCAGAGCCCTCTGTGTTTGTGAAAACCACAGCAGAGGGGGTTCAGAGGGTCCGCAAGTCCAAGGGGAAGTATGCCTACCTTCTAGAGTCCACCATGAATGAGTACATCGAGCAGCGAAAGCCCTGCGACACCATGAAGGTGGGAGGAAACCTAGACTCCAAGGGCTACGGAATCGCCACACCGAAAGGATCCTCATTAAG AAATGCGGTTAACCTCGCAGTACTAAAACTGAATGAGCAAGGCCTGTTGGACAAATTGAAAAACAAATGGTGGTACGACAAAGGAGAGTGCGGCAGCGGGGGAGGTGATTCCAAG GAGAAGACGAGCGCCCTCAGCCTGAGCAACGTGGCTGGGGTCTTCTACATTCTGGTCGGAGGACTCGGTTTGGCCATGCTGGTGGCCTTGATTGAGTTCTGTTACAAGTCCAGAGCCGAGGCGAAACGAATGAAGGTGGCAAAGAATGCACAGAATATTAACCCAACTTCCTCGCAGAATTCACAGAATTTTGCAACTTATAAGGAAGGTTACAACGTATATGGGATCGAAAGTGTAAAAATTTAG